A region from the Hydra vulgaris chromosome 10, alternate assembly HydraT2T_AEP genome encodes:
- the LOC136086637 gene encoding uncharacterized protein LOC136086637, with amino-acid sequence MIIDHDFRRKHTRIQNCKKFDCPAQLTITEYLEFKEYKLIVDTVRNRKAKSKDLRYAISSLSKKKIKQIRKFCIAVPDILAHNGHMIIKDAGITQRIDPELVSVIDMDVKEGVLSTIEIKRLIKIQVKNNFNKAGHVLPESSNKRFYPRNSSIQNHITISRRKLCQSLIDQECLQSKIKEWRESNPTISIFFRPKGLIYISMRGMIELAVSDKF; translated from the exons atcaTTGATCATGATTTCAGAAGAAAACACACTAGAATACAGAATTGTAAGAAATTTGATTGCCCGGCACAACTTACTATAACGGAATACTtagaatttaaagaatataaa ctcATCGTGGATACTGTCAGAAATAGAAAAGCAAAATCAAAGGATCTGCGGTATGCAATATCATCATTATccaagaaaaaaatcaaacaaatcaGAAAATTTTGCATTGCAGTACCAGATATTTTGGCACACAATGGTCATATGATTATCAAg GATGCTGGTATAACACAGAGAATTGACCCTGAACTGGTATCAGTTATTGACATGGACGTTAAAGAGGGTGTATTGAGCACAATAGAAATTAAACGCTTAATAAAAATCCAAGTAaagaacaattttaataaagctgGTCATGTTCTACCAGAATCctcaaataaaagattttatcctCGGAATTCCAGCATTCAAAATCATATAACAATTTCAAGACGAAAGTTATGCCAATCTCTTATTGATCAAGAATGTCTCCAGTCAAAGATCAAGGAATGGAGAGAATCTAATCCTACTATAAGTATATTCTTTAGACCCAAAGGTTTGATATATATAAGTATGAGAGGTATGATAGAATTAGCTGTTTCtgacaaattttag